In Oncorhynchus gorbuscha isolate QuinsamMale2020 ecotype Even-year unplaced genomic scaffold, OgorEven_v1.0 Un_scaffold_1080, whole genome shotgun sequence, a single genomic region encodes these proteins:
- the LOC124021192 gene encoding NACHT, LRR and PYD domains-containing protein 12-like isoform X2, with translation MFCPGGKKRLTEQRKVAASHVGKLRSKLKAILKKKYKSPPGGETEHPFYIHCDLHYQAGKNSEDTQHEYILSEPGYRRRHQGTCSFLNSDEPIRTALTKGVAGIGKTSHVRMMILNWAEGKGDQEVQLIFPLPFRELNLLKEKLSLVELLYEFFPELKEPGIYKLDNCRVGFFLDGLDEFRRPLDFKNSPIVTDLTEPSSVPTLLTNLINGNLLPSVAHIWITSRPAAVHRIPLQYIDRVSEIEGFTDSQKEEFFRRAINDENQATAVITYLQNSKGLYNLCQIPFICSISASILEKQTYVPDKTCEPVALTPLFNDLLILLQMGNHNVKIVDELGELAFKQLVKGNTVFYEEDLRECNIDVQVAAVYAKVSIPIFREDIGLHQKKIYYFGHTTIQEFFAAMRFLQSFGSQEENQAVNRKTQIERTLWFFGDATQLKSAVDITLRSKTGHMDLFLRFLFGIAQNFNQMFSEAGFTPSTALPEMLVYIKKKVLENPTSQRTFNLLNCLRELKDYSLDNDCVQFLQTGIPPDAKYPPAHWSDLATLFLASLSGSIDMLGLDVENRGDEELLRMLPVIKASHTATLSYHNLTEKSCECLASALTSKVSNLKTLDLSFNTLKDCGVQLLAAGLAKPHCRLERLKLSGCRVKQNGFAALAKALKSNPSHLRELDLSGNEPEESGVFHLVDGLKVVKCELQILKLSNCKLGLELCRALAVLLIDNPRHLRELDVSMNDLGDRGMKMLMDKLKSTQIYKLELYCCQLTEKCCENMIRCLVNIPSLRELNLSNNNLKDEGVKMLCKAFGVPVCQLEKLNLASCGFTSGGCQCLIGGCRFSPTFLKELDISRNHLGSGVVVFFLFLKTVRFSLETLRAGRSSPLQSHRPERAGSIWKRTGRQWCKYTLHGTDLHNL, from the exons ATGTTTTGCCCTGGGGGTAAAAAACGATTGACTGAACAAAG GAAAGTTGCTGCCTCCCATGTGGGAAAACTCCGCAGTAAGTTAAAAGCCATTCTGAAGAAAAAGTACAAAAGTCCGCCAGGGGGGGAAACTGAGCATCCATTTTATATTCATTGTGATCTCCACTATCAAGCTGGTAAAAATAGTGAAGATACCCAACATGAGTATATTCTATCTGAGCCAGGTTACAGGAGAAGACATCAAGGAACATGTTCATTCCTAAACTCAGATGAGCCTATCAGAACAGCTCTGACGAAGGGCGTCGCTGGTATTGGCAAAACTAGCCATGTGCGAATGATGATTCTTAACTGGGCAGAGGGAAAAGGAGACCAGGAAGTCCAACTCATATTTCCCCTTCCTTTCCGGGAGCTGAATTTGCTGAAGGAGAAACTGAGTCTGGTTGAACTTCTTTATGAGTTTTTCCCAGAATTGAAAGAACCTGGAATTTACAAATTGGACAACTGCAGAGTTGGGTTCTTTCTTGACGGGCTGGATGAATTTCGACGTCCTCTCGACTTCAAGAACAGCCCGATAGTGACCGATCTCACAGAGCCCTCATCCGTGCCGACACTGCTGACAAACCTTATTAACGGTAACCTTCTTCCCTCCGTCGCTCACATATGGATTACATCCAGACCTGCGGCAGTCCATCGCATCCCTCTTCAGTACATTGACAGAGTGTCAGAAATTGAAGGCTTCACCGACTCCCAGAAAGAGGAGTTCTTCAGGAGAGCAATCAATGACGAGAACCAGGCCACAGCAGTTATCACCTACTTGCAGAACTCGAAGGGCCTCTACAACTTGTGCCAGATACCTTTTATCTGTTCAATCTCAGCGTCAATCCTCGAGAAACAGACATATGTACCCGACAAAACATGCGAACCTGTCGCACTAACTCCATTATTTAACGACCTACTCATCCTGTTACAAATGGGGAACCACAATGTAAAGATAGTTGACGAATTGGGGGAACTAGCCTTTAAGCAGTTGGTGAAAGGCAACACTGTTTTCTACGAGGAAGACCTACGAGAGTGCAACATTGATGTCCAAGTGGCAGCTGTGTACGCAAAAGTAAGCATACCCATCTTCAGGGAGGATATTGGGCTGCACCAAAAGAAGATCTACTACTTTGGGCATACCACCATTCAGGAGTTCTTTGCCGCAATGCGGTTTCTTCAATCTTTTGGCAGCCAAGAGGAAAACCAGGCTGTCAACCGGAAAACCCAGATTGAGAGAACTCTCTGGTTTTTTGGAGATGCCACCCAACTCAAGAGCGCGGTGGACATAACTTTGCGGAGCAAGACCGGACACATGGACCTCTTCCTTCGCTTCCTCTTTGGCATTGCTCAGAACTTTAACCAGATGTTCTCCGAGGCTGGCTTCACACCGTCTACTGCCCTTCCGGAAATGTTAGTGTACATCAAGAAGAAGGTTTTGGAGAATCCCACTTCGCAGAGGACTTTCAACCTGCTGAACTGCCTGAGGGAACTGAAAGACTACTCTCTAGACAACGATTGTGTGCAATTTCTCCAGACGGGAATCCCCCCAGATGCCAAATATCCACCTGCACATTGGTCCGACCTGGCCACTCTCTTTTTGGCATCGTTGTCTGGGTCGATAGACATGCTTGGGTTGGAtgtagagaacagaggagacgaGGAACTTCTGAGGATGCTGCCAGTGATCAAAGCTTCCCACACCGCCAC GCTGTCGTATCACAACCTGACTGAGAAATCCTGTGAATGTCTGGCCTCGGCGCTCACCTCAAAGGTGTCCAATCTGAAAACTCTGGACCTGAGTTTCAACACGCTGAAGGACTGCGGAGTGCAGCTGTTGGCGGCCGGCTTGGCCAAGCCACACTGCCGACTGGAGAGACTGAAACTGTCCGGCTGCAGGGTGAAACAGAATGGCTTTGCAGCTCTGGCCAAAGCTCTCAAATCCAACCCCTCGCACCTGCGAGAGCTGGATCTGAGCGGCAACGAACCGGAAGAATCGGGGGTGTTTCATCTCGTTGACGGACTGAAGGTTGTTAAGTGTGAACTGCAGATCCTGAA GCTCTCAAACTGCAAGCTGGGCCTGGAGCTGTGTCGCGCTCTGGCGGTGTTGCTGATAGACAACCCCAGACACCTGCGAGAGCTGGACGTCAGCATGAATGACCTGGGAGACCGGGGGATGAAGATGCTCATGGACAAACTGAAGTCAACCCAGATATACAAACTGGA GTTGTACTGTTGTCAGCTCACTGAGAAATGCTGTGAGAACATGATTAGGTGTCTGGTGAACATCCCCAGTCTGAGGGAGCTCAACCTGAGCAACAATAACCTGAAGGACGAGGGGGTCAAGATGCTCTGCAAAGCCTTCGGAGTGCCTGTCTGTCAACTGGAGAAACTCAA tctGGCGAGCTGTGGCTTCACGTCTGGAGGCTGTCAATGTCTGATTGGAGGGTGCCGTTTCAGCCCCACCTTCCTCAAAGAGCTGGATATCAGCAGGAACCACCTGGGATCAGGTGTTGTCGTGTTTTTCCTGTTCCTCAAAACTGTACGCTTTTCACTGGAGACCCTACG AGCTGGTCGAAGCTCTCCGCTCCAGTCTCACCGTCCTGAAAGAGCTGGATCTATCTGGAAACGAACTGGGAGACAGTGGTGTAAATACACTCTGCATGGGACTGACCTCCACAACCTGTAA
- the LOC124021192 gene encoding NACHT, LRR and PYD domains-containing protein 12-like isoform X1, whose amino-acid sequence MFCPGGKKRLTEQRKVAASHVGKLRSKLKAILKKKYKSPPGGETEHPFYIHCDLHYQAGKNSEDTQHEYILSEPGYRRRHQGTCSFLNSDEPIRTALTKGVAGIGKTSHVRMMILNWAEGKGDQEVQLIFPLPFRELNLLKEKLSLVELLYEFFPELKEPGIYKLDNCRVGFFLDGLDEFRRPLDFKNSPIVTDLTEPSSVPTLLTNLINGNLLPSVAHIWITSRPAAVHRIPLQYIDRVSEIEGFTDSQKEEFFRRAINDENQATAVITYLQNSKGLYNLCQIPFICSISASILEKQTYVPDKTCEPVALTPLFNDLLILLQMGNHNVKIVDELGELAFKQLVKGNTVFYEEDLRECNIDVQVAAVYAKVSIPIFREDIGLHQKKIYYFGHTTIQEFFAAMRFLQSFGSQEENQAVNRKTQIERTLWFFGDATQLKSAVDITLRSKTGHMDLFLRFLFGIAQNFNQMFSEAGFTPSTALPEMLVYIKKKVLENPTSQRTFNLLNCLRELKDYSLDNDCVQFLQTGIPPDAKYPPAHWSDLATLFLASLSGSIDMLGLDVENRGDEELLRMLPVIKASHTATLSYHNLTEKSCECLASALTSKVSNLKTLDLSFNTLKDCGVQLLAAGLAKPHCRLERLKLSGCRVKQNGFAALAKALKSNPSHLRELDLSGNEPEESGVFHLVDGLKVVKCELQILKLSNCKLGLELCRALAVLLIDNPRHLRELDVSMNDLGDRGMKMLMDKLKSTQIYKLELYCCQLTEKCCENMIRCLVNIPSLRELNLSNNNLKDEGVKMLCKAFGVPVCQLEKLNLASCGFTSGGCQCLIGGCRFSPTFLKELDISRNHLGSGVVVFFLFLKTVRFSLETLRLSDCKMTELCCPELVEALRSSLTVLKELDLSGNELGDSGVNTLCMGLTSTTCKLERLFLRCCGITVKGCSSLAVALKSSHSSITELGLMGNDTGEEGLRILSDIRDDPHYKLQTLEIND is encoded by the exons ATGTTTTGCCCTGGGGGTAAAAAACGATTGACTGAACAAAG GAAAGTTGCTGCCTCCCATGTGGGAAAACTCCGCAGTAAGTTAAAAGCCATTCTGAAGAAAAAGTACAAAAGTCCGCCAGGGGGGGAAACTGAGCATCCATTTTATATTCATTGTGATCTCCACTATCAAGCTGGTAAAAATAGTGAAGATACCCAACATGAGTATATTCTATCTGAGCCAGGTTACAGGAGAAGACATCAAGGAACATGTTCATTCCTAAACTCAGATGAGCCTATCAGAACAGCTCTGACGAAGGGCGTCGCTGGTATTGGCAAAACTAGCCATGTGCGAATGATGATTCTTAACTGGGCAGAGGGAAAAGGAGACCAGGAAGTCCAACTCATATTTCCCCTTCCTTTCCGGGAGCTGAATTTGCTGAAGGAGAAACTGAGTCTGGTTGAACTTCTTTATGAGTTTTTCCCAGAATTGAAAGAACCTGGAATTTACAAATTGGACAACTGCAGAGTTGGGTTCTTTCTTGACGGGCTGGATGAATTTCGACGTCCTCTCGACTTCAAGAACAGCCCGATAGTGACCGATCTCACAGAGCCCTCATCCGTGCCGACACTGCTGACAAACCTTATTAACGGTAACCTTCTTCCCTCCGTCGCTCACATATGGATTACATCCAGACCTGCGGCAGTCCATCGCATCCCTCTTCAGTACATTGACAGAGTGTCAGAAATTGAAGGCTTCACCGACTCCCAGAAAGAGGAGTTCTTCAGGAGAGCAATCAATGACGAGAACCAGGCCACAGCAGTTATCACCTACTTGCAGAACTCGAAGGGCCTCTACAACTTGTGCCAGATACCTTTTATCTGTTCAATCTCAGCGTCAATCCTCGAGAAACAGACATATGTACCCGACAAAACATGCGAACCTGTCGCACTAACTCCATTATTTAACGACCTACTCATCCTGTTACAAATGGGGAACCACAATGTAAAGATAGTTGACGAATTGGGGGAACTAGCCTTTAAGCAGTTGGTGAAAGGCAACACTGTTTTCTACGAGGAAGACCTACGAGAGTGCAACATTGATGTCCAAGTGGCAGCTGTGTACGCAAAAGTAAGCATACCCATCTTCAGGGAGGATATTGGGCTGCACCAAAAGAAGATCTACTACTTTGGGCATACCACCATTCAGGAGTTCTTTGCCGCAATGCGGTTTCTTCAATCTTTTGGCAGCCAAGAGGAAAACCAGGCTGTCAACCGGAAAACCCAGATTGAGAGAACTCTCTGGTTTTTTGGAGATGCCACCCAACTCAAGAGCGCGGTGGACATAACTTTGCGGAGCAAGACCGGACACATGGACCTCTTCCTTCGCTTCCTCTTTGGCATTGCTCAGAACTTTAACCAGATGTTCTCCGAGGCTGGCTTCACACCGTCTACTGCCCTTCCGGAAATGTTAGTGTACATCAAGAAGAAGGTTTTGGAGAATCCCACTTCGCAGAGGACTTTCAACCTGCTGAACTGCCTGAGGGAACTGAAAGACTACTCTCTAGACAACGATTGTGTGCAATTTCTCCAGACGGGAATCCCCCCAGATGCCAAATATCCACCTGCACATTGGTCCGACCTGGCCACTCTCTTTTTGGCATCGTTGTCTGGGTCGATAGACATGCTTGGGTTGGAtgtagagaacagaggagacgaGGAACTTCTGAGGATGCTGCCAGTGATCAAAGCTTCCCACACCGCCAC GCTGTCGTATCACAACCTGACTGAGAAATCCTGTGAATGTCTGGCCTCGGCGCTCACCTCAAAGGTGTCCAATCTGAAAACTCTGGACCTGAGTTTCAACACGCTGAAGGACTGCGGAGTGCAGCTGTTGGCGGCCGGCTTGGCCAAGCCACACTGCCGACTGGAGAGACTGAAACTGTCCGGCTGCAGGGTGAAACAGAATGGCTTTGCAGCTCTGGCCAAAGCTCTCAAATCCAACCCCTCGCACCTGCGAGAGCTGGATCTGAGCGGCAACGAACCGGAAGAATCGGGGGTGTTTCATCTCGTTGACGGACTGAAGGTTGTTAAGTGTGAACTGCAGATCCTGAA GCTCTCAAACTGCAAGCTGGGCCTGGAGCTGTGTCGCGCTCTGGCGGTGTTGCTGATAGACAACCCCAGACACCTGCGAGAGCTGGACGTCAGCATGAATGACCTGGGAGACCGGGGGATGAAGATGCTCATGGACAAACTGAAGTCAACCCAGATATACAAACTGGA GTTGTACTGTTGTCAGCTCACTGAGAAATGCTGTGAGAACATGATTAGGTGTCTGGTGAACATCCCCAGTCTGAGGGAGCTCAACCTGAGCAACAATAACCTGAAGGACGAGGGGGTCAAGATGCTCTGCAAAGCCTTCGGAGTGCCTGTCTGTCAACTGGAGAAACTCAA tctGGCGAGCTGTGGCTTCACGTCTGGAGGCTGTCAATGTCTGATTGGAGGGTGCCGTTTCAGCCCCACCTTCCTCAAAGAGCTGGATATCAGCAGGAACCACCTGGGATCAGGTGTTGTCGTGTTTTTCCTGTTCCTCAAAACTGTACGCTTTTCACTGGAGACCCTACG ACTGAGTGACTGTAAAATGACAGAGCTATGCTGTCCAGAGCTGGTCGAAGCTCTCCGCTCCAGTCTCACCGTCCTGAAAGAGCTGGATCTATCTGGAAACGAACTGGGAGACAGTGGTGTAAATACACTCTGCATGGGACTGACCTCCACAACCTGTAAACTGGAGAGACTGTT TCTGAGATGCTGTGGGATCACAGTAAAGGGCTGCTCCTCCCTAGCCGTAGCCCTGAAGTCCAGCCACTCCAGCATCACAGAACTGGGCCTGATGGGAAACGACACGGGAGAAGAAGGACTGAGAATTCTCTCTGACATCAGGGATGACCCACACTACAAACTACAGACTCTAGA AATAAACGATTGA